The genomic DNA ATGCCAAGCCCGTGAGCAGTAAAACGTCCGTTTTAAAAACAGAAGCAGAAGTTGCACTGCATTATTGAtagttaaattttatattttatatcttaacataaaaaagtatctattcttctttggcactaaaaGATTCTCATCAAGAGATCCTCCTTTCCAGCTTGCTTGATTTTACTGTACCCATATTTAGAtagttcttcttccttggcactacaacaacatcgaaaggtctcggcctaccaccatttctggctttctgtgacttgattttacccgtagtaaagtattcagccttacgtacaaggaggcggtctggatgggatttgaaccccggccctaccaccgtgtgaagaccggttcCGCTGTCGCCTCGCCTATCGGATCACCACTAAAGGTGCGTATTTGGCGACGATACGAACCTGGGATGACAATGGATGATACGCAGTGGTGCGTGGGAAAACCAGCAACAAGGCTTATCCAGCAATGTGACGAAGTGCTAAGTAAGTCAATTTATTGTTCGTATCGTTTACAATAATAATTGAAGCAGAGAATGGAAGGCATACTGGTAGGATGAGACTTAATTAATTAAGAATGGTTGCAGAAACGTTAAGACCTATGTAGATCAGAttacaaacgtaaaataaaacgcaTCAGACTTTATATTTCACAGTTTTTGTACTGCCCAATTGCTTCTGCCATCGGTTACTGATGAGCGTTATTTAAATCTGTTtgcaaatatttgtttgcACTGCATAAAGTAATGATGGATATATCTGGTTCATTATCTCCTCTACCCAAAATGATATGACCCAATTTTAGACTTGTCAACTACTTTTCATCCCATGCCCTGGTGTTGGTATGAAATGAACAGCAGCTATTCGCTCGTACAGCCTTAATTAATCATCCGCGCTGACTGGACACTATTTCGTACGCAAACGGGTGACAGCGATCGCAACGTTTGCGGGTGCTGATGAAATAAATATGCCCGCCCGTTGCATTAAACGCACGCATTTACCAGCGTGTCGGTCGAGCCACAGAGTATAAGGCCAGTGTTGAGTTTCACTTCCTGTAGGTCATTTCCTTTTTCGCATCGGGAGTCACGTTTCCTTCTGGCGCGGTACGGAATGTTTCGATGAAAGTACGCTCTCGACAACATTTTATCCGATGACCTTGTCGAAACGCGATACAGCCTCCGCTAATAAGGCAAACGGGTTAACAAACAAGCAACATACACTGTACTGCCTCAGAATAAATATGTTGCACGCTACGCTGTCGTGTTACACGTGGGCACAAAACCTGCGGCTTCCGGTGAAAAGTCAAGCGGCTTAAGCGCATCCGGACGAGAAGGTAAGCGATGATAGGGTAGACGGCATAGAAgttgaatttaatttcaacTCAATTTGTACCCACACATCACCCCGATCAGGACAAGCgtttagcgtgtgtgtgtgagtttgtgtagGTCAACAGGAGTAATCTATCGCTGACCGAGTGACCGGCTGCgtatcaataaaataaacagaTCGTTCAATTAATCTCAACCGAACCGCGTCAATGTCGTACAAAGAGGGGCATTTTTCAACCTCAATCGCGTACAGCTTGCCCGTCGATGCGGTTAACGAGAGCGCATGAATAGGAATTGATGATGTTAGTAAGCCACTGGTAAACAGAATCGATCAACCCACCGCCCTTTCGGGAAACACGGGACAATGTATTTGAACAGCTGGATGGGCGGCGCCACGTCGGTGGTGGGTggcaaaaactaaacaaagcGCACGCGAAATGCATTCCATTGTTGGGCAGTTGTGGTGCATTTGAGGTTTCAAAATTCCGTTAAACGTTAATGCATGCAAATGAGATTGCTTGTGTTTGTAATGGGTAACGCGGATTAGACACCCGTTTGTGGTGCCTTTGCACACGAAAAGGGGAGAAAGCGCGCACTGCTGTTTAGCAATGATTATTCTTCGTGGTAAACAGTTTTCCAAATGGGTTACAATTGTAAATATGCCTCTAAACGGTCATATAAAAGCAGGGTGCGTACCGGTAAGGATCAGCATTTTGCTGTAACAAAATGTATGTAATAGGTATTTTAGCTCTGTTACTGGCTGTAGGCCACACCAGCCAAGCAGTGGATCCGAGACCTCCGCCAAAAGGTCCTCCTCCCAAGGCGGCCAAGTTTGATTGGTGGGAACGTGGCAATTTCTATCAGATCTATCCACGATCGTTTAAGGACTCGGATGGTGATGGAATTGGTGATCTGAAGGGTAAGTTGGTGTTTGAATTTTCTCTACCATTGCACCTATCATCGTGTTGATCGTCCATTAGGTATTACGCAAATGATCGACTATCTGAAAGTGATCGGGATCGATGGCGTTTGGCTGTCACCCATCTTCAAGTCTCCGATGAACGATTTCGGGTACGACATCTCCGATTTTTACGCCATCCAGGAAGAGTACGGTACGATGGAGGACTTTGAGGAGCTGGCGGCCAAATGCGCTTCGATAGGACTGAAGCTAATTTTGGACTTTGTGCCGAATCATTCGAGTGACGAGCACGAACACTTCCGCCTGTCGGAGGAAAGCGTTGAACCGTACCGGGACTACTACATCTGGCATTCGGGTGTGCTGGATGCGAACGGTACACGGCATCCACCGTCCAACTGGATCAGTGTGTTCCGGGGCAGTGCCTGGCAGTGGAGCGACAAGCGCCAGCAGTACTATCTGCACCAGTTCCAGAAGAAGCAGCCGGACCTGAACTATCGCAATCCAGCGCTGGTGGAAGAGATGAAGAATGTGATGCGTTTCTGGCTGAACAAGGGTATCGCTGGGTTCCGTATCGATGCGTTACCGTATCTGTACGAAAGTGAGGAAGTGGATGGCCGTTACCGGGACGAACCGCTGTCGGGACTGGTTTCGGACGATCCGAACAATCCGGCCTATCTGACGCACACGGAAACGAAGGATCAGCCGGAAACGTACGATATGGTGCATCAGTGGCGTGCGGTGGTGGATGAgtatacggcacgggacaacGTTACGCGCATCATTCTGACTGAAGCATATACGGCACTGGAGAACACGACCCGTTTCTACGGAACACCGGCAGCGCCTGGTGCTCAGATACCGTTCAACTTCCAGCTCATTACGCAGCTGACAGTGAACAGTACGGGCAGCGATTTCGTTAATGCGGTCCAGAGTTGGGTCCGAGCAATGCCGCCCGGTGCCATCGCGAACTGGGTGCTGGGAAATCATGACAACAGTCGTATTGCGACCCGACTCGGTGTCGAACGGGCTGATCTGTACAATATCGCACTTCAGACTCTGCCGGGCATAGCGGTGACGTACTACGGTGAGGAGATAGCTATGAAGGATCGTTGGATCTCGTGGGAAGACACGATCGACCCGGCGGGTTGTAATGCGGATCCGGACACCTACACGCTGTACTCGCGCGATCCGGTTCGCACTCCGTTCCAGTGGAACAATAGTACGAACGCTGGTTTTTCCAATGCATCACGCACCTGGCTACCGGTGGCGGAAGGGTACGAAGAGTTGAATGTGGCCGCCCAGCTGGTGGCACCGCGCAGCCATCTCCGCACGTTCATGGAGCTGACCGACTACCGGAAGCGACGACTGCTGGCGGAGGGTGACTTTAATTTGCAGCTCGTTGGTACGAACTTGGTGCTGTACAAGCGGTCCGTACCGAGGGTGGGCTATGCGGTGGTGGCGTTGAACTTCGGAGCTGAGCCGGTGGAGCTTCCGCTGGATAAGGTGTTTCCGGGCACGGGAGAGCGTTGGCTGAAGGTGGTCGCTAGTTCGCTGCAGGTGAAGCCGACTTCCGGGACGTGGATCAATGTGCGGTTGTTTAAGCTGGCGCCCAACGCTGGAATTGTGCTGGAGCGACGTACGGGACGCAACGATGTTGTGGCTTAACGGGAATCCTCTGTATCATTTAAAGGTGATGGGTAGAACGGGTAGAATAGAACAGTAGCTAGACAAGCAAAAGTGTGTTGACGAGACGTTTTTGTTCGCGAAGTAATGTTGCTGCTACATGTGCTGTTAGCACGGTTTGTTGCAAACCATGAAGGAAAATGAGTGACCAGCGAACTTTAAGGCGTGAGTGCCGCTTCGATAACTCACTGGAAGCGTGAGCTGTGCATCGGGGCACAAGGATGCTGTGAGATCCATGGGGCTCACTTTTTCActattttcatcatcatctgttCCGTTTTCTTCTCGGAGGACCTTCTGTATGGtagaaaacatgtttttcaTGAGCAATCctaattttgtttattttccaaaatcaACAACCGAGTGAGAGATAGCCGTCACATCCGTTGTTCACTACTCACTCGCGACGCCACATCGCGTGAGAAGAGCTGCTCTGCTCGCAATCGCATCATTTGCTCAGCCTCCCATATTGAGATTGATAGCGCTTATTGTTCCCAACGGTTTCTGGTGCGATTGTCGCCATGCCGCTCGTACGAGCTCGGTTCCGTTCGGTTCGTCAGTGAGAGTTTGTCCGCAATACCGACAGGATCGTCGTTTTAGTTCGAATGAAAAAATCGCTACCAATCCGCGTGTACGGACAGTGCGACAGTGCGTACCAGTGTGTGTCCGGTTGCGGGGGGAACGTCCCATACCCGCCGCGGTCACGTTCAGCCGTTTGTCCGGGTTCGTGAAAACCGTCCTGCTCGTGGTGCGGGCTTTTGGTGACACGCGTTTCGCTACCAAACAATCAGGCTGGCCATGCACGAGCGGCGACCGATTGATTAGTAGCGACCGTTTTCTGTGACAGTTATTGGTCGGTAGTCTTGATTCGCTGCCGCCAAGCATGACATGTTACCGGCCAGTGGTCCTAGAGGCCTGGTGATCGAATATACCGGGTTAATCGTACCGGAGTGTGTGATGGAAGCCTACCGAAGGCAAGATTGATTGTAGAATTCGTTCTGAAGCGGatgttggtgctggtgttgTGTCTGTTCTGGCCGGAATCAGTACGGCGCAGTTGCAATATGCGGTGTGCTTTAACGCGTTTGTGAGAGGCAAGATGAATTGAAACGAGGAAGTGAATATAAACGCACGTATCGACCGTACGTGACAGTTGAGTTGGATTTATTGATCGTGCGTGAAATTGCTCACACCGGTGATATCTGGCTACGGAGTCGTAGAggaaaacagagagagagagagagagagagagagagagagaggaagagagagtaTATCTCCACCTAACAACCTCACCAATACCGAAACCACCCAACACACCCACCCGGATTGATCTTGCGTGGGATGTCTATCACGTGGCACCACGGACACCAGGCACAACATCAGGGAAGGGGATGCTGTCTCTGTGCGCGTTCACAACTGCTAATGGACGATTGTCCATTGTCCGGTGTCCATTAATCGCCTCAAGTAGTTCCATCGGGCACGAGTGGGTCGACGGTTGAGCGGCTGATGCTTATCTGTGTGGGGAGCAGTATGGTTTTCCAGTGAAGCCCAAGCGGACCCGTACCACCCTCCTGGCTGACTTTCGGAATACGTTGAATGATTTTCGATTTTCCGAGTCTTCTTTGATTGGATTTTCTACCATCGGCCTACCGTTCGTCGGTTAGCGGGAAAGACGGGCTCGGGCTCCGTGGCTGTGTAGGTGAGACGGTGTGGgtgataaattaattaatttccacCAGCAACGGCCGCCCGACCCGGTTCGCTGGTTCGATCATTTCGATTCTCCTAGCAAGAACACCACCGTCAGGTTCCGAATCGTCTCAGGGAAGCCCTCGTCTTGGAAGTTGGTCGAATCATTACGTACACTGTCCGCTTCAAGGAAACGAAACCTTTTGGTGGTCCAGTTTCTACAAGTCGAAACAGGGGACAGAATAAAGGAAAATTCACCCTAGTCGCTCCCTTACTTTGGTAAATCCACCACGCTTAAGTCTGTAGCACGTGGTGCCACCCGGTAGTTAGTGTACGCGCGAGGGTAGAAAACTTTGTTGCCACCCACTTTGATCCGTCCATCGGCAGTTCCGAGCGCGCGCTAAATAGTAGTGAAACACGCGCGAAAGAAGTTAGCAAGTGGCAGGGCCCGAAACCTAAAATTCACCAGGTGTTATTTACACGTCAACGCACGTTTCCGTGTTCGGTTCATGGTGCGTGAAGGACGTTAACGCCATTGGTCCCGAAAATCCTGCTCctgtatgtctgtgtgtgtgtatgtgtaaggGGAGGACCGTGAATTGAGCCTTTCGAGTTGCTCACTCGTGACCGAGTGACGTAAACCCCAGCCGTTCCGTATTTCGCGCCATGCTTTCGTGAGCATCTTCCGCGGACACACAAAAATGGTTGCTTTTCGAGTGTGTGCCGAAGTATGCGATGTGTGCCCAAAACGTGAAacaagtgctgctgctgtgagtCGAGCATATGTGTGATGTGTTGCCCGTAGTGCTCTAGTGCAATCAGTGCGAGTTCTTTATCGTgtttcaaccatttttttttctttagcgTTACCTGCATCTCAACGATGTACcacgttggtggtggtgctttcCCTGAATGGTGCCCTTATGGCAGAGTAGCGAGCAGAAAAGTTCTTCAATCATCGCAACAAAATTGTGTTACAGGGTAGAGGTGTTCGGTGTGGGCGAAAGGCAAgcagggagaagaaaaataaaaaagaaaagcaattaGCCATTGGTGGAAAAGTGGATAAAGCGAAAGATAGTAATTATGTGCATTAAACTGTGCCCCGGTACGGTGGGCATCGGAAGGCCAGTGTGGAAGGTGGGAAGGCGGAAGCGTTCGTCGTTGGCgtttctggtgctggtggtccTGTGCGGATTGTCAGCGTCCACGTTTGTTGGAGGCACGAGCAGCGCTAAGGATGGCGAATATGAAAACAGTAAGCGAGAGTTTCATGAAactgtttgattttctttcaagTTTTTGTGTTGATTGTAATGGTTAAATTGGTATGTTATAAGGTGGCACCAGTTTTCTTCACTTGAACTGTGTAATGATAAAGGATCGTTTAATGGTGGATGTCGAACATTGTAGAATAATTGCCAGAAAAGTATAATTTGTTCTATTGGAgctcctaaaagtatgcaatcagaATTTTGTTCACATAACTCACCACGGGACTCTATGTGATTCTTTATTATACACCTCGAGGGATTTACATTCACAAAACAATACGTTTTCAGAGGCATTGAGACTTGAATAAAAATTCTTTATTAATTTTACAATAATTATAGAAGATTAATAAAAAATCAGGATGTATAAAAATGGAGACTTTGCTATACTTAAATCACATTTTAATGTTGACATCTTAATGGTTTGTGTAGGTTGACATGATGGGATTCATGTAGGTTTCTTTTAAATGGGATTTTAGGACAATTATTTTTGGCTAAGGGTAACCGGATAAAGATTATCGGATTAGTTACTAAATCGGGTCAGAAAGTATGAAATTACTAGAATTACACGAAAGTATAATATTAGTTGCACCTTACTCGTTGCACGCTCGACTAACGAGCTGTACAGTAATAAAGGTACAAAAATCCTGAGGGATCTGATCTGAGGTTTGGTTTTATGATTTAAAACTGATTGTCGTTAACCAGCTACATGCAATCTTTGGTGTACCGTATTTGGTAAAATTTACATTGAGATATGTGGAAAACGCCGAAAAGTATGAACAGCAATTTATTATTCACATCCGTGTGGTAAAGTTGATTTGCTGCATGAATTATTAAGGGATTTCTGAAACGATTCCCATCTATAATACCGTACTTAGGCAAATTATTATTCCTCAAGTTCTTGGCCATGCGTTAAGCGGTGCAAGAGTAGGACAGGAGAAAGGGTCGAAGGAATTTTTGGAGTAAAATTTATAATCTTGTTCAATGCACTATTTCACCCCACTTCGAGACGTGGTTTCCTCTGTTCCCGTTTCCCTACTTTCCACGGACAGCTTTGTCTCACTAACTGATACTTTGAAAGTCAAAAAAGAAGGTCCtctggcagaaaaaaaagaaaacaaaataactgACCTGAACGGGTCGTTTGCGTACGTAATGTAATAATGCAAAGTGGCTTGCTTCACAGCAGTCGAGTGCGCTCAACAATACGTGCCCTTTGCTGTGCCAAGCGAATCG from Anopheles stephensi strain Indian chromosome 2, UCI_ANSTEP_V1.0, whole genome shotgun sequence includes the following:
- the LOC118504346 gene encoding probable maltase yields the protein MYVIGILALLLAVGHTSQAVDPRPPPKGPPPKAAKFDWWERGNFYQIYPRSFKDSDGDGIGDLKGITQMIDYLKVIGIDGVWLSPIFKSPMNDFGYDISDFYAIQEEYGTMEDFEELAAKCASIGLKLILDFVPNHSSDEHEHFRLSEESVEPYRDYYIWHSGVLDANGTRHPPSNWISVFRGSAWQWSDKRQQYYLHQFQKKQPDLNYRNPALVEEMKNVMRFWLNKGIAGFRIDALPYLYESEEVDGRYRDEPLSGLVSDDPNNPAYLTHTETKDQPETYDMVHQWRAVVDEYTARDNVTRIILTEAYTALENTTRFYGTPAAPGAQIPFNFQLITQLTVNSTGSDFVNAVQSWVRAMPPGAIANWVLGNHDNSRIATRLGVERADLYNIALQTLPGIAVTYYGEEIAMKDRWISWEDTIDPAGCNADPDTYTLYSRDPVRTPFQWNNSTNAGFSNASRTWLPVAEGYEELNVAAQLVAPRSHLRTFMELTDYRKRRLLAEGDFNLQLVGTNLVLYKRSVPRVGYAVVALNFGAEPVELPLDKVFPGTGERWLKVVASSLQVKPTSGTWINVRLFKLAPNAGIVLERRTGRNDVVA